A genomic segment from Phragmites australis chromosome 6, lpPhrAust1.1, whole genome shotgun sequence encodes:
- the LOC133923275 gene encoding probable metal-nicotianamine transporter YSL8 produces MEGAEAAAREALSTEKAFEREALPAWSEQITVRSVVVSTALGVFLSFIVMKLNLTSGIVPSLNMSAGLLAFFLMKTWTSALERCGVFPKPFTRQENTVVQTCVISCSSIAFSGGFGTYILGMSKKIAEGFDEAKTSINVEEPSLGRLIAFLFLVSFVGLFSIVPLRKIMIISYKLTYPSGSATAHLINSFHTPQGAIQAKQQVSILFKSFIGSFLWSLFQWFYSGGAGCGFSYFPTFGMEAYRRRFYFDFSATYVGVGMICPYIINFSLLLGSVVSWGIMWPYIESKRGSWYDAELPRSSLHGLNGYQIFISIAMIIGDGLFNFLTILVRTSYDMYLKRRRPAEAATKPFAGIDNNERQALSFDDRRRTQVFLKDQIPTSIAAGAYVLLAAISVVAIPHIFRQLKPKHVVWAYAVAPVFAFCNAYGTGLTDWSLSSSYGKLAIFIFGASIGARDGGVVAGLAACGLMMGIVSTASDLIQDFKTGYLTLTSPRSMFVSQVMGTGLGCIISPVVFWIFYKAYDVGLEEGYPAPYAKIYRGIALLGVNGWNQLPKYCLRFCLAFFLLAVAICALKEVAKHRGWWLQDYIPSALGMAVPFFLGSFFTIDMCVGSIVLYLWSKSDPVRAHMFAPAVASGLICGDGIWSLPSSILSLLNINPPMCMRVFSAETNFQVEEFLYTLRNPSAT; encoded by the exons ATGGAgggcgcggaggcggcggcgcgcgagGCGCTGTCGACGGAGAAGGCGTTCGAGCGGGAGGCGCTGCCGGCGTGGTCGGAGCAGATCACGGTGCGGTCGGTGGTGGTGAGCACGGCGCTGGGCGTGTTCCTCAGCTTCATCGTCATGAAGCTCAACCTCACCTCGGGGATCGTGCCATCGCTCAACATGTCCGCGGGCCtcctcgccttcttcctcatgAAGACGTGGACCAGCGCCCTGGAGCGCTGCGGCGTCTTCCCCAAGCCCTTCACCCGCCAGGAGAACACCGTCGTGCAGACATGCGTCATCTCCTGCTCCAGCATCGCCTTCAGCG GTGGTTTCGGGACGTACATCCTTGGGATGAGCAAGAAGATCGCCGAGGGGTTCGACGAGGCGAAGACGAGCATCAATGTGGAGGAGCCATCTCTGGGGCGACTGATCGCGTTCCTCTTCCTGGTCAGCTTCGTGGGGCTCTTCTCCATCGTACCGCTGCgcaagatcatgatcatcagcTACAAGCTGACGTACCCGAGCGGGTCGGCGACGGCGCACCTCATCAACAGCTTCCACACGCCGCAGGGCGCCATCCAGGCCAAGCAGCAGGTCTCCATCCTCTTCAAGTCCTTCATCGGCAGCTTCCTCTGGTCACTCTTCCAGTGGTTctactccggcggcgccggctgCGGCTTCAGCTACTTCCCCACCTTCGGCATGGAGGCGTACCGGCGCCGCTTCTACTTCGACTTCTCCGCCACCTACGTCGGCGTCGGCATGATCTGCCCCTACATCATCAACTTCTCCCTGCTGCTCGGATCCGTCGTGTCCTGGGGCATCATGTGGCCGTACATCGAGAGCAAGAGGGGCAGCTGGTACGACGCTGAGCTGCCCAGGAGCAGCCTCCATGGCCTCAACGGCTACCAgatcttcatctccatcgccATGATCATCGGCGACGGCCTCTTCAACTTCCTTACCATATTGGTGAGGACATCCTACGACATGTACCTCAAGAGGAGGAGGCCCGCCGAGGCCGCCACCAAGCCGTTCGCCGGCATCGACAACAACGAGCGACAGGCGCTCAGCTTCGACGACCGCCGGCGAACCCAG GTGTTCCTCAAGGACCAGATCCCGACGTCGATCGCGGCGGGCGCGTACGTGCTCCTGGCGGCCATCTCGGTGGTCGCGATCCCGCACATCTTCCGGCAGCTGAAGCCGAAGCACGTGGTGTGGGCGTACGCGGTGGCGCCCGTGTTCGCCTTCTGCAACGCCTACGGCACGGGGCTCACCGACTGGTCGCTGTCGAGCAGCTACGGCAAGCTGGCCATCTTCATCTTCGGCGCCAGCATCGGGGCCCGCGACGGCGGCGTGGTGGCGGGGCTGGCGGCGTGCGGTCTCATGATGGGCATCGTGTCCACGGCCTCCGACCTGATCCAGGACTTCAAGACGGGGTACCTGACGCTGACGTCGCCGCGGTCCATGTTCGTGAGCCAGGTCATGGGCACGGGGCTGGGCTGCATCATCAGCCCCGTCGTGTTCTGGATCTTCTACAAGGCGTACGACGTCGGTCTGGAGGAAGGGTACCCGGCGCCGTACGCCAAGATCTACCGTGGCATCGCGCTGCTGGGCGTCAACGGCTGGAACCAGCTGCCCAAGTACTGCCTCCGCTTCTgcctcgccttcttcctcctcgccgtGGCCATCTGCGCGCTCAAGGAGGTGGCCAAGCACCGCGGGTGGTGGCTGCAAGACTACATCCCCAGCGCGCTGGGCATGGCCGTGCCCTTCTTCCTCGGCTCCTTCTTCACCATCGACATGTGCGTGGGCAGCATCGTGCTGTACCTGTGGAGCAAGTCCGACCCCGTGCGCGCGCACATGTTCGCGCCGGCCGTGGCCTCGGGGCTCATCTGCGGCGACGGCATCTGGTCGCTGCCGTCGTCCATCCTGTCGCTGCTCAACATCAATCCGCCCATGTGCATGAGGGTCTTCTCCGCGGAGACCAACTTCCAGGTGGAGGAGTTCCTCTATACGCTGCGCAACCCGTCAGCCACATAG